In Carassius gibelio isolate Cgi1373 ecotype wild population from Czech Republic chromosome B2, carGib1.2-hapl.c, whole genome shotgun sequence, a single genomic region encodes these proteins:
- the LOC127951579 gene encoding protein FAM102B isoform X1: MAFIMMKKKRFKFKVDVELEELSSVPYVNGVLFCKVRLTDGGFSDESSREPVLVNCVKWKKRFSFLCKMSANAGTGVLDPCVFRVSVRKELKGGKTFAKLGFADLNLAEFAGSGSTTRHCLLEGYNTKNTRQDNSILKVIISMQLMSGDPCFKTPPSTAMTIGFPGEIDICLDEDRRAETQSATQICTENLRKSCFSHGSVPDELGKCGHSRTASYASQQSKFSGYSTANSRSSSLTELSHRRNLSVGSASTGIGSLPEPSEDRESRTHACTPLPQHLATPSHSGITANRHPVKQDSVESQLKRVDATRVDADDIIETILQGQDFSHSILDSSNEEEGLRLFVGPGGSTALGSQHTRVGAGAFEQVVIKR, encoded by the exons ATGGCTTTCAtcatgatgaagaagaagaggtTCAAGTTTAAAGTTGATGTGGAGCTGGAGGAGCTGTCGTCTGTCCCTTACGTGAATGGAGTTCTGTTCTGCAAGGTTCGACTGACGGACGGAGGCTTCTCAGATGAGTCTTCGAG AGAGCCAGTTCTGGTGAATTGTGTTAAATGGAAGAAAAGATTCTCCTTCTTATGTAAGATGAGTGCTAATGCAGGGACAGGGGTGTTGGATCCATGTGTTTTTCGGGTGTCTGTAAGAAAG gagCTTAAAGGTGGGAAGACATTTGCAAAG CTTGGGTTTGCTGATTTAAACTTGGCTGAGTTTGCCGGTTCAGGAAGCACCACACGGCACTGCCTGTTGGAGGGATACAACACCAAAAACACACGTCAGGACAACTCTATACtgaag GTCATAATCAGTATGCAGTTAATGTCAGGCGATCCTTGCTTTAAAAC GCCTCCGTCCACTGCAATGACCATTGGTTTTCCAGGAGAAATAGATATATGTCTAGATGAGGACAGAAGAGCAGAGACACAGAGTGCAACTCAAATCTGTACAG aaAACCTAAGAAAAAGTTGCTTCAGTCATGGTTCTGTTCCAGATGAACTGGGAAAGTGTGGTCACTCAAGAACAGCCAGTTACGCCAGCCAGCAGTCCAAGTTTTCCG GGTACAGCACGGCTAATTCGCGCTCCTCCAGCCTGACGGAGCTCTCTCATAGGAGGAATTTGTCTGTGGGGAGTGCCTCCACTGGGATTGGCAGCCTACCAGAACCCAGTGAGGACAGAGAGTCCCGCACGCATGCCTGCACACCTTTACCCCAGCACTTAGCCACACCATCCCACAGTGGGATCACAGCCAACAG GCACCCTGTAAAACAGGACTCGGTTGAGTCTCAGCTAAAGCGAGTGGATGCTACCAGAGTGGATGCTGATGATATCATCGAGACAATCCTACAGGGCCAAGACTTCAGCCACAGCATACTGGACTCCAGTAATGAAG aGGAGGGTCTGCGACTATTTGTTGGGCCAGGAGGCAGCACTGCACTGGGCTCTCAGCACACCAG
- the LOC127951579 gene encoding protein FAM102B isoform X2, protein MAFIMMKKKRFKFKVDVELEELSSVPYVNGVLFCKVRLTDGGFSDESSREPVLVNCVKWKKRFSFLCKMSANAGTGVLDPCVFRVSVRKVIISMQLMSGDPCFKTPPSTAMTIGFPGEIDICLDEDRRAETQSATQICTENLRKSCFSHGSVPDELGKCGHSRTASYASQQSKFSGYSTANSRSSSLTELSHRRNLSVGSASTGIGSLPEPSEDRESRTHACTPLPQHLATPSHSGITANRHPVKQDSVESQLKRVDATRVDADDIIETILQGQDFSHSILDSSNEEEGLRLFVGPGGSTALGSQHTRVGAGAFEQVVIKR, encoded by the exons ATGGCTTTCAtcatgatgaagaagaagaggtTCAAGTTTAAAGTTGATGTGGAGCTGGAGGAGCTGTCGTCTGTCCCTTACGTGAATGGAGTTCTGTTCTGCAAGGTTCGACTGACGGACGGAGGCTTCTCAGATGAGTCTTCGAG AGAGCCAGTTCTGGTGAATTGTGTTAAATGGAAGAAAAGATTCTCCTTCTTATGTAAGATGAGTGCTAATGCAGGGACAGGGGTGTTGGATCCATGTGTTTTTCGGGTGTCTGTAAGAAAG GTCATAATCAGTATGCAGTTAATGTCAGGCGATCCTTGCTTTAAAAC GCCTCCGTCCACTGCAATGACCATTGGTTTTCCAGGAGAAATAGATATATGTCTAGATGAGGACAGAAGAGCAGAGACACAGAGTGCAACTCAAATCTGTACAG aaAACCTAAGAAAAAGTTGCTTCAGTCATGGTTCTGTTCCAGATGAACTGGGAAAGTGTGGTCACTCAAGAACAGCCAGTTACGCCAGCCAGCAGTCCAAGTTTTCCG GGTACAGCACGGCTAATTCGCGCTCCTCCAGCCTGACGGAGCTCTCTCATAGGAGGAATTTGTCTGTGGGGAGTGCCTCCACTGGGATTGGCAGCCTACCAGAACCCAGTGAGGACAGAGAGTCCCGCACGCATGCCTGCACACCTTTACCCCAGCACTTAGCCACACCATCCCACAGTGGGATCACAGCCAACAG GCACCCTGTAAAACAGGACTCGGTTGAGTCTCAGCTAAAGCGAGTGGATGCTACCAGAGTGGATGCTGATGATATCATCGAGACAATCCTACAGGGCCAAGACTTCAGCCACAGCATACTGGACTCCAGTAATGAAG aGGAGGGTCTGCGACTATTTGTTGGGCCAGGAGGCAGCACTGCACTGGGCTCTCAGCACACCAG